The Bacillus mycoides genome contains the following window.
TCTATTAAGTTAGAAAATCAAGAGCAATTTAATAAGCTGAAAAAGGGCGATGTAGTTGTAGTTCAATGGAAGAAGGATTCTTGGGCATATAAACAATACGGAGAAATTACACATCATAATATTTGGGGGATAAATGAAGCGGATGAGCTTATATTGAATTTTAGGAGAAACATATATTTTGATGTGGAATATTTCTTGCAGGGTAGATCCTTTGCGCAGGAAGTTTATTTTATTACTGTATAATTTTTAGATTGAAAACACGGATAAAACACGGATAAATTAACGATAAAGGAGCGGATAAGCAAATGCTCGATTCGAATTATCATTATCTTACAAGCTCATTAAAGAGCTTTGGACAGCCCTTTGACAACCGCATATCGAAGAGGATTAGTACACCTATAAGTGAAACGTTCTTATGCGAGAATGTCACGGTAACGTATACCGCAATAAGGGCGGGCTAGGCGGTAAGAATCCGCGTTAAGACGAAAAGACCAATGAATGAATTACAATGACATATTCCAGTGTGGCGGGTGTGAGATAACTCGCATTCGTCATGCTGTTTATAATTTGTATCAATCGATCAGTACAGAATCCACCTTCTGTATTGAATATTGATATAAAAATCAGTATTCCTGTTATGTTGATTTCTAGAATGGGGGGTTGCTCATGATTGAGTGAACTCGTTCTAAAAAGTCACACGTTATAAAATGGTTGTATACGTAACTTGAATTATCACCTATAGTAATTACTCACGATTTTTACTATTGGGATAAAACAGGGTGTAAAGGAACTAGTCACTCCTTTACTCTAGATAATAAGACGGATAATTCCCCTTGTCCGCGTATGTCCCCCTACTAATCTTGTTATCTAGAGTAAGGCAGTGGAAAAATGCAGTACTGTCTTGTATATAAAGATTGATTCCCTTTATATAATCACGTTGTTATTTCATCTGTCACGGGACGAAATATAACAAAAAGGGTGTTCGTATCACCGACTCCACGGAGTATAAACGAGAAGATTCTTATTCTTCTCCCAGTCACCGAACACGGGGCGTGTAGCCATACTAGTTGATGCGGTGGCTTGGAGAAGGTTGAGAGTACCTCACCTCAATCTTGAATGTAGAGATACTTATTGCCATTTGTTTTCTCTCTTTTCTCCCATCCCCTTGAAAGAAAGCTGTCACTTCGGTGATGGCTTTTTGTTTTGTAGGATATCCTTCTTTTCTGTCGAATAGATAGAATGGGGAGGAGGGGATAATGAACTATGAATGATAAAATTAAACACGATCTTTTCCTAATGGAACATTTAATGCGACGTGCCTACAATGACATTAGTATTGCATGTAGCGTCCTTAAAAAACGTGAAAATGATTCTAGATATTTAGTTTCTTTAGGGTTTTTAAATAAAGCTTTAACAAACGGTCTACAGGCGAAAATGTTTCATCACGAAAGAGAAGTTATTCAAGATGCAGTATTCTATGATTTCTTTTATAAATTTGAAGATGTCGAATTTCATTTAAATAAAATTATCAGGGACGAAATCGAAGATATTTCTGAAGTTGAAGAACTCTTAAAAGTATTAAGAGAGAATATTGACGAAGTGAATAGTAGAATCGGGAAGATTATTGAAAATTTATAATAAAAGGTAAGAAAAGCATCCATAACGGGTGCTTTTTTCTTTGTTATATAGAAATTACATATTAAACGTGAATATGAATGAAGTGGATATTTGGATAGGAGGATGAATATGGAATTAACATTAGAAGGATTAGAAGAGTGTTTTAATGAAGCGGCAAATGTAGAGGCTAACTATGTAGCTGTACAGATCGAAATGGACGAATTCCCTAGTGATGAGTTAATTATTAATGATAAACACAATATTGCTTTAAAACTAGAGTATTACAAGAAAACTTACAATGAAGACTTAGAGCATAGATACGCTCCAGGTATTCGTATTGTAGGTTATGCGTATGGACACACGTTATCCGGAATTCAACGGGAATTAGGATTGCTACTGTAACAATGATTAAACCAATAGCAATTATCGTAGGTGCTACCGTGATCTTGGTGGCGTCTTGTTTGTTGTTAAGGGATGATAAGGGGTGAGGGGATGACAAAGACGATCGAATGTAAGAAGTGTGGTCATCTTAACGATGATGGTGATATTTATTATATGAATACAACGTGTGGGGCATCGTGTGGTTGTGAGGGATATGAATACGACCTAACTTGTAGTGCATGTGATAATGAAATCTATAGTGGTAGTGAATGGGGACAATTTGATAGAACAGAAGTGTTTGATGATATCATTGATGAGCTTGCTGAGTCTGACAAAACAAACGAACACAACGAACGGAAATAGAGGTAGTTAAATGTCCTGTTTAGGTCTACCCTATACGGACGCAAAAGAGTAAACGAATTCATCATATTTCTTAACGTCCTGTTTACATGTACGGAAAATAAATGGTATTATGTACTTAGAATTAATTTCCGAACACGTTAACGGACAAAGGGGAAGATATTATGATAATTGGTTATGCTCGTGTTTCTACACAAGAACAAAATTTAGCTAGACAATTGAAACAGCTAAATGATTATGGATGTGATCATGTGTATGAAGAGAAAACAAGCGGAGTAACAACAAACAGAGAAGAACTACAATTGATGCTCGATAGTTTAAAAGAAGGTGACACGATTGTTGTTACTGATTTAACTCGTATTAGCCGTAGTACAAAGGATTTATTTGAGCTAATCGAAGTGATTAAGAGTAAAGGTGCTTCGATTAAATCAATAAAAGATACTTGGCTTGATACGACTAGTGATAACCCATACAGTACTTTCCTACTCACTGTAATGGCTGGTGTTAACCAGTTGGAAAGGGACTTACTCAAGATGCGCCAAAGAGAAGGGATAGACCTTGCTAAACAACGCGGCGTATATAAAGGAAGACCCAAGAAATACGGTGATAAAAACCCTAAAATGGAGCATGCTTTAGAGTTGCTCGCTAATCGTGAAGATAATGGCTACACAGTTAAAAAGATATGCGAAGTTACTGGAGTAAGTCGTACGGTTCTTTATGAGAGAGCAAAAGAAAAGGGGATTATGTAGGATGAGTAACGATATGAGAGAATTAAATTTCATGCGTTTTCAAGATTTTTATAATACAATACACAATCTCGACAGTGGCATTTACTTAATCGCAGACCACAACGATAAGATTGTTTATGTTGGTAAAGCTCATAGGATAAAAAATAGAGTTCAAGCTCATTTCAAAGGCTATTCAAATACAAAAGACCATTCACATTTATTTAATAAAGTCGCTTATATCATTGAAGACAGTCCATTAAAACGCTCCTTATTAGAGATTACCTGTATGATTGAATATAAGACAGTATTGAATAAAGAAGTACAAGAAGAATTCCCTGATCTATATACAGAATACATTAAAAGTACAAATGAAAAATACAGTTCTATTGTACTTGTTGCTAAAAGAGATAAAGCGTTTGAACAAGCTGCAATTGAAGATGTTGTTAGAGATATCGAAAAAGGAAAGCAACGTGAAACAACACCAGAAATACTGGAGGCGCAGAAGAATAGAGTCAGAGAAAGAAACAAACTTAAAAAAGAGTTAATTAATTTGGTTGGTGGGACATCAATGTTTTACGAGGTTCTTTCCTTACTAGATAGTGGATATAACCCTAATCTTCTAGCCGATGCACTTAATATGGATATAAAAACCATTAACTTATTGAAAGGGCATAGAAAAGATTTTAAGATACCGCGCAATCATAAAAGAATGGTTAAACATCAAGATATTATGTACTCTTTATCTGGTCTAAAAAGCATAGGGAACTCAAGATTAAATCATTTACTTTAAAGTAGCCTAACAGCTGCTTTTTTTATTTTGTGTGAGGTGATTTCATGCTGATCTATACAGTTGTGATGTGGGACAATGCTGATATGGATATTATGTTAGCTACTACAGACAGAGAGGGAGCACTAAAAGAATTTGAATCATGTGTAGCATTCTCTTTACAGGTTTGGGAAAAGGGAGAAGTGTTGATTGAAATGATTAGTAACGAAGGTGAATACTTTGCTGATGGCGGATTAGAAAGATATCCGGAAAAAGGGCAGAAGTTATTTAATGAGATAGTAGAACAATTACAGTAGCGAATTTTATAAAGCATTTAGCACAAGGAGGAGTTAGACAAATTACTTCCTATTAATATAGAAGGTGGTGGGTGATGTGAAGTGAAACAAAAACACGAGTTAGCTCAAGAAGATTACATGCAAGGTATGAAGTATAAGGAACTGGCTGAGAAATACGAGGTTAGTGTGAATACAATTAAGTCTTGGAGAAAAAGGCATGGTTGGAATCGAAAAGGGGTGCACCCAAATGATGAAAAAGGATGCACCCAAACCAAGAAAACAGGTGCACCCCTTAATAATAAGAATGCAGTTGGTAATCCTGGTAACAAGAGTCCTAAGTATGGTAATAAGAATGCTGTAGGTCATGGTCCACCAAAAGGAAATGACAATGCAACTACACATGGATTATTCAAAAAGATAATTCCTAACGATGATCCGCACGCAATGGAGTTACTTGATGAAATACAAAACCATACTGAAATAGATATGTTATGGAGTGCTATCCATCTACAATACTTTAACATTATGAATTCACAACGCATCATGCATGTTAGGGATAAGGATGATATGTCAGAGGAAATAACGTCGTCTGGAGAAAGCACCACATACACGATAGACTTTGCTCATGATAAACAGGCAAAGCTGCTTCAGGCTTATTCAAAGGCTATGACTACACTATCCAATTTAATCACTCGTTTCGTGACATTAGCGCACGAGGATGATGAACGATTGCTGAAGATAGCTAACATGCGTCTAACACTTGATAAGACGAAAGCAGAAACAGAATTCGCTGAATTACGTGCTAAAAAATTACGCGGTCAAACGAAAGATACTTCATTGTTAGAATCCTTAATGGATGTATTGGAGTAATAAAAGGGGGTGGTGCTATGCCTAAGATCATTTTTTCTGAGAAGCAAAAGAGCGTAATTAAAGCTCCTTTTAACTACACATTAGAAGTGAACGAAGGTACATAACGCCACGTTCCGGAAAGACAACTGCAGGTCATTTTAGATATGCAAGATACTTAATTAATTCCAGGGATGCGAACCATTTAATTGTTGCTTACAACCAAGAACAAGCACAGCGATTATTTATTGATGGCGACGGTACTGGTTTAATTCATATTTTCGGTGAATTAGCTGAGATAAAGCATAACGAACTTGGATCTCATTTAGAAATCCATACGCCGAATGGTATTAAGAAAGTGTTTTATAAAGGTGGAGGGAAAAGCAACAGTGTCGGAGCTATTACAGGGATGTCACTTGGTAGCGTTGTATTCTGCGAAATTAATCTATTGAATATGGGAATGATACAAGAATGTTTTCGACGTACATTCGCAGCGCAGGACCGTTACCATTTGGCAGACTTAAACCCTCCTGCTCCTAATCATCCTGTTATATCGGAAGTATTTGACGTTCAAAACACACGCTGGACTCATTGGACTCCACGAGATAACCCGATATTAACAGATGTAAGGAAACAGGAAATACACGATACACTGGCAAAGAATCCGTATCTATTGGAGCGAGATTGGTACGGTAAACGTGTAATGCCTCAAGGTGTTATTTATTCGATGTTTGATATGAATAAAAATATCGAACATGCGATATTAGGCGAACGATTTGAAATGTTCTTTACGGCGGATGGTGGGCAAAGTGATGCGACTTCATGTAGCTGTAATATAATAACTCGTTTTCAGGGTAAATTTAGAATGTTCCGAGTTGCTAACTACTGTCATAGCGGTAGTGAAACAGGACAAGTTAAAGCAATGTCCACTTACGCTAAAGAAATAAAGATGTTTATAGAATGGTGCGTTAAACGCTTTGAAATGCGTTATACAGAAGTGTTTGTCGATCCGGCCTGTAAGTCATTGAGAGAAGAACTTCACTTAATAGGAATTAATACAACTGGAGCAGACAATAATGCGCATGATGTTACTGGATCAGCGAAAGGTATTGAAGTTGGTATCGAAAGACTTCAAAACTCCATTACAAACGAGCAATTCTTTCTTGTTGAGTGTGACGAATATGATCATTACCATTTCTTAAAAGAGATTGGTATGTATGTACGTTTAGACAACGGAAGTCCGATTGATAATTTTAACCATTGTTTAGACGAAGCTCGCTATTCAAACAATTACTTCTATAAGAACTATGTTAAATAAGGTGGTGAAAGCATGTTTAAAGCGATCATCAATAAATGCAAGGAGGTGCTTTATAAGTTGGGCATATTAAAAGGTATCAAGAAAGTTACCGATAATAGAAAAATCTCCATTAAAGAAGAATCATATCAGTTAATCGATATGTGGAAAGCTATTTACACCGGACATTTTGCTGAATGGCACGATCTTAAATATCAAACCATTGAAGGGCAAAAACAACGCCGTATGGCTTCATTGAACATGGCAAAAGTCGTATCACAAGAGATGGCTTCTCTTATCTTTAATGAGAAATGTTCTATTAATATCTCAGATGAAAAGCTCTCAAGTGATATTAAAAATGTTTTAGATGAGAATAACTTTACAAGAGAATTTCAAAGATACCTAGAATACATGTTAGCTCTTGGTGGAATGGTTATCAAAGTGTATTGGGATGGTGGTATCAAACTATCGTACGTTACAGCAGACTGCTTTATCCCTGTATCGTGGGACAACAACAAAGTCACTGAAGGTGTATTTATAAATGAATCGACTAAAGGCGACAAGTATTACACGCTGCTCGAATGGCATTTAATCGAAGGAGAACAGCATGTAATTAAAAATGAACTGTATGAAAGTAAAAATAAAGGTGAATTAGGCACAAAGGTTTCTTTATCCGCTCTATATGCTGATTTAGAAGAAGAAGTTCGTATTGATAACTTATCTAAACCGATGTTCGTTTACTTCAAACCGAATACAGCGAATAATTTCGACTTATATTCACCGCTCGGCATCTCTACTTATGCGAATTCACTAGATGTATTGAAAGCTCTAGATACTGCTTTTGATAGTTTCCAAAGGGAGTTCGTATTAGGGAAGAAACGTATTATTGTACCTGCTTCTGCTATTAAACACGTTACTGATCCACAGTCTGGTATGTCTCATAGATATTTCGATGC
Protein-coding sequences here:
- the terS gene encoding phage terminase small subunit, which produces MKQKHELAQEDYMQGMKYKELAEKYEVSVNTIKSWRKRHGWNRKGVHPNDEKGCTQTKKTGAPLNNKNAVGNPGNKSPKYGNKNAVGHGPPKGNDNATTHGLFKKIIPNDDPHAMELLDEIQNHTEIDMLWSAIHLQYFNIMNSQRIMHVRDKDDMSEEITSSGESTTYTIDFAHDKQAKLLQAYSKAMTTLSNLITRFVTLAHEDDERLLKIANMRLTLDKTKAETEFAELRAKKLRGQTKDTSLLESLMDVLE
- a CDS encoding phage portal protein, with product MFKAIINKCKEVLYKLGILKGIKKVTDNRKISIKEESYQLIDMWKAIYTGHFAEWHDLKYQTIEGQKQRRMASLNMAKVVSQEMASLIFNEKCSINISDEKLSSDIKNVLDENNFTREFQRYLEYMLALGGMVIKVYWDGGIKLSYVTADCFIPVSWDNNKVTEGVFINESTKGDKYYTLLEWHLIEGEQHVIKNELYESKNKGELGTKVSLSALYADLEEEVRIDNLSKPMFVYFKPNTANNFDLYSPLGISTYANSLDVLKALDTAFDSFQREFVLGKKRIIVPASAIKHVTDPQSGMSHRYFDATDEVYEAMKFEDNAQKIQDISVELRVEEHKAAINALLNYLSMQTGFSTGAFSFDGQGVKTATEVVSENSKTFKTKQSHETIIEDGIRDLVDIIIEVASLYEEFESTDDYEVTVTFDDSIAEDQTAEINKQILLVSANLTSKKKAIMKIHGVSEEEAEQLLEEITEENRMALPENVDFFGLEGNQQKNNDPGAE
- a CDS encoding GIY-YIG nuclease family protein, translating into MRELNFMRFQDFYNTIHNLDSGIYLIADHNDKIVYVGKAHRIKNRVQAHFKGYSNTKDHSHLFNKVAYIIEDSPLKRSLLEITCMIEYKTVLNKEVQEEFPDLYTEYIKSTNEKYSSIVLVAKRDKAFEQAAIEDVVRDIEKGKQRETTPEILEAQKNRVRERNKLKKELINLVGGTSMFYEVLSLLDSGYNPNLLADALNMDIKTINLLKGHRKDFKIPRNHKRMVKHQDIMYSLSGLKSIGNSRLNHLL
- a CDS encoding recombinase family protein, which produces MIIGYARVSTQEQNLARQLKQLNDYGCDHVYEEKTSGVTTNREELQLMLDSLKEGDTIVVTDLTRISRSTKDLFELIEVIKSKGASIKSIKDTWLDTTSDNPYSTFLLTVMAGVNQLERDLLKMRQREGIDLAKQRGVYKGRPKKYGDKNPKMEHALELLANREDNGYTVKKICEVTGVSRTVLYERAKEKGIM
- a CDS encoding transcription initiation factor TFIIIB, translating into MTKTIECKKCGHLNDDGDIYYMNTTCGASCGCEGYEYDLTCSACDNEIYSGSEWGQFDRTEVFDDIIDELAESDKTNEHNERK